In a single window of the Halobaculum lipolyticum genome:
- a CDS encoding biotin--[acetyl-CoA-carboxylase] ligase produces MSGPDDGDDGDGASAGPTPTAEGPAVGLPATRRRLLAALADGPVSGPTLAEELDVSRAAVWNHVEALRDAGVTVESTDDGYAVTEVTGYSGEAIAYGLDAPFAVDYHDSVGSTNDRARDLAAAGAGDVAVVADEQTASRGRLDREWVSPPGGVWLSLLCRPEVPPAHAPAYTLAAAVAVTRACREAGVDARIKWPNDVLVGDTGGRGGRKLCGILTEMEGEADRVSWLAVGIGLNANVDPAALPPDAAATSLLRERGDPVDRRLLVQRIVEEFHALRGDLRGAVTAWEEYADTIGRRVRVDTPGGVVEGEAVGIEFPGALLVDTGEETVAVTAGDCDHLRPVDG; encoded by the coding sequence GTGAGCGGTCCCGACGACGGTGACGACGGCGACGGCGCAAGCGCAGGTCCGACCCCGACAGCGGAGGGGCCGGCGGTCGGACTCCCGGCGACGCGCCGGCGCCTCCTCGCCGCACTCGCCGACGGTCCCGTCTCCGGCCCGACGCTCGCCGAGGAGCTGGACGTGTCGCGCGCGGCCGTCTGGAACCACGTCGAGGCGCTGCGCGACGCCGGGGTGACGGTGGAGAGCACCGACGACGGCTACGCCGTGACCGAAGTGACCGGCTACTCGGGGGAGGCGATCGCCTACGGTCTGGACGCGCCGTTCGCCGTCGACTACCACGACAGCGTCGGCTCGACCAACGACCGGGCACGGGACCTCGCCGCCGCGGGCGCGGGCGACGTCGCCGTCGTCGCCGACGAACAGACCGCCTCCCGGGGGCGACTCGACCGCGAGTGGGTGTCGCCGCCGGGCGGCGTCTGGCTGTCGCTGCTGTGTCGGCCCGAGGTCCCGCCCGCCCACGCGCCGGCGTACACGCTCGCGGCGGCGGTGGCGGTCACGCGGGCGTGCCGCGAGGCGGGCGTCGACGCCCGGATCAAGTGGCCCAACGACGTGCTCGTCGGCGACACGGGCGGCCGCGGCGGCCGGAAGCTGTGCGGGATCTTGACCGAGATGGAGGGAGAGGCCGACCGGGTGTCGTGGCTCGCGGTGGGGATCGGTCTCAACGCGAACGTCGACCCCGCGGCCCTCCCCCCGGACGCCGCGGCGACGAGCCTCCTGCGGGAGCGCGGCGACCCGGTCGACAGACGGCTGCTCGTCCAGCGGATCGTCGAGGAGTTCCACGCGCTCCGAGGGGATCTGCGCGGCGCCGTGACCGCGTGGGAGGAGTACGCAGACACGATCGGCCGCCGCGTGCGGGTCGACACGCCCGGCGGCGTCGTCGAGGGCGAGGCCGTCGGGATCGAGTTCCCGGGCGCGCTCCTCGTCGACACCGGCGAGGAGACGGTCGCCGTCACGGCGGGCGACTGCGACCACCTCCGGCCCGTCGACGGGTGA
- a CDS encoding universal stress protein, whose protein sequence is MGMYDRILVPTDGSDGVERAVRHAVDLAVQHGATVHALYVVNSASYAGMPMESSWDGVDELLRRDAEDAVSLVEALGDDYEVPVVTAIVDGSPSREIVRYAEDNDCDLVVMGTHGRGGIDRLLLGSVAEKVVRASNVPVLTVRVTDRT, encoded by the coding sequence ATGGGGATGTACGACCGGATCCTCGTCCCGACCGACGGCTCCGACGGCGTCGAGCGCGCGGTGCGCCACGCCGTCGACCTGGCGGTCCAGCACGGCGCGACCGTCCACGCGCTGTACGTCGTCAACTCGGCGTCGTACGCGGGGATGCCGATGGAGTCGAGTTGGGACGGGGTCGACGAACTGCTCCGCCGGGACGCCGAGGACGCCGTCTCGTTGGTCGAGGCGCTCGGCGACGACTACGAGGTGCCCGTCGTGACGGCCATCGTCGACGGCTCGCCGAGCAGGGAGATCGTCCGCTACGCAGAGGACAACGACTGCGACCTCGTCGTGATGGGCACCCACGGGCGCGGCGGGATCGACCGACTCCTCCTCGGCAGCGTCGCCGAGAAGGTCGTCAGGGCGTCGAACGTGCCGGTGCTCACGGTGCGGGTGACCGACCGAACCTGA
- a CDS encoding universal stress protein, which produces MTLVVVPVRYPLSKHSRATLSEAIRIAEERDAELTVLHVDLYQDGKEVTRTGLKRAVEREFGRLPTVRYVVRRGFLVEETILDEVAAEAADVVVIGAKQASRWRRTIRKLFSDPDIESFLKGKLDATVITVRADGKATELASADGGRDDP; this is translated from the coding sequence ATGACGTTGGTCGTCGTGCCGGTCCGATACCCGCTCTCGAAACACTCGAGGGCGACGCTGTCGGAGGCGATCCGGATCGCCGAGGAACGCGACGCCGAGTTGACGGTCCTCCACGTGGATCTGTACCAGGACGGGAAGGAAGTGACCCGGACGGGACTCAAACGCGCCGTCGAGCGCGAGTTCGGCCGGCTCCCGACCGTCCGCTACGTCGTCCGGCGGGGGTTCCTCGTCGAGGAGACGATCCTCGACGAGGTGGCCGCCGAGGCCGCCGACGTGGTCGTAATCGGCGCGAAACAGGCGAGCCGGTGGCGGCGGACGATCCGGAAGCTGTTCTCCGACCCCGACATCGAGTCGTTCCTGAAGGGGAAGCTCGACGCGACGGTGATCACCGTCCGCGCGGACGGGAAAGCCACGGAGCTGGCGTCCGCCGACGGCGGCCGCGACGACCCGTGA
- a CDS encoding HVO_2753 family zinc finger protein — translation MSQSESDQRSERRCVSCGINVAGTAAATFKCPDCGTQISRCAKCRKQSNLFECPDCGFRGP, via the coding sequence ATGAGCCAGTCAGAGTCGGACCAGCGCTCCGAGCGGCGCTGTGTCTCCTGTGGCATCAACGTCGCCGGCACGGCGGCGGCGACGTTCAAGTGCCCCGACTGCGGCACGCAGATCAGCCGTTGCGCCAAGTGCCGCAAGCAGAGCAACCTCTTCGAGTGTCCCGACTGCGGCTTCCGGGGGCCCTGA
- a CDS encoding tripartite tricarboxylate transporter permease, with the protein MSTLAPLAATPDPTAGTLLLVYTLAGCLLGCCSGLIPGLHANNFAFLLGAAAPVVDAPPLPLGCAMLAAGVVHTFLDVVPSLALGVPDAAMAAAALPGHRLVAAGRGREALRLSAVGSGLALVVALPLAVAVTAAMRVAYPVLRRWLPAVLAGVALLLVATEATNRRRIAGAVSFALATALGVVALDAPTTGVVPAGGVLAPLFAGLFGVPVLVDAMDGAGVPPQADARLGLSPREVAGAAGAGAGGGAAVGYLPGVSAGVAAVLALPATKGRDPAREYVVATSGANTATAVFALFAYWAFDAPRSGVLVAMRDAGVPATLGPMLAAVVVAGAVGTLGVVVLGDRVLLVVGALPYRPLVGAVLLGLAVLAVVFAGSFGLVVFVAAGAVGFVPVRLGCRRVHLMGVLLGPLILG; encoded by the coding sequence GTGTCAACGCTCGCGCCGCTGGCGGCCACGCCGGACCCGACGGCCGGCACGCTCCTCCTCGTGTACACGCTCGCCGGCTGCCTGCTCGGCTGTTGTAGCGGGCTGATCCCGGGACTCCACGCCAACAACTTCGCGTTCCTGCTGGGGGCCGCCGCGCCCGTCGTCGACGCGCCGCCGCTCCCGCTCGGCTGTGCGATGCTGGCGGCCGGTGTCGTCCACACGTTCCTCGACGTCGTGCCGTCGCTCGCGCTGGGCGTCCCCGACGCCGCGATGGCCGCCGCGGCGCTCCCGGGCCACCGCCTCGTCGCGGCGGGGCGGGGACGCGAGGCGCTGCGCCTGTCTGCCGTCGGGTCGGGACTGGCCCTCGTCGTCGCGCTCCCGCTCGCTGTCGCCGTCACCGCCGCGATGCGCGTCGCCTACCCCGTGCTCCGTCGGTGGCTGCCGGCCGTCCTCGCCGGCGTCGCGCTCCTGCTCGTCGCCACCGAGGCGACGAACCGCCGACGTATCGCCGGCGCCGTCTCGTTCGCGCTCGCGACGGCGTTGGGGGTCGTCGCACTCGACGCGCCGACGACGGGCGTGGTGCCCGCGGGCGGCGTGTTGGCCCCGCTGTTCGCCGGCCTGTTCGGCGTCCCGGTACTCGTCGACGCGATGGACGGCGCGGGCGTCCCGCCGCAGGCAGACGCTCGCCTCGGACTGTCGCCGCGCGAGGTGGCGGGCGCGGCGGGCGCGGGGGCCGGGGGCGGGGCGGCCGTCGGCTACCTCCCGGGCGTCTCCGCCGGGGTCGCGGCGGTGCTCGCGCTGCCCGCGACCAAGGGGCGTGACCCGGCGCGCGAGTACGTGGTCGCGACCAGCGGCGCGAACACGGCGACGGCGGTGTTCGCGCTGTTCGCCTACTGGGCGTTCGACGCGCCGCGCTCGGGCGTGCTCGTCGCGATGCGCGACGCCGGCGTCCCCGCGACGCTCGGCCCGATGCTGGCGGCGGTCGTCGTCGCCGGCGCGGTCGGGACGCTCGGCGTCGTCGTGCTCGGCGACCGGGTGCTCCTCGTCGTCGGCGCGCTCCCCTACCGCCCGCTGGTGGGCGCGGTGCTCCTCGGGTTGGCCGTCCTCGCGGTCGTCTTCGCCGGCTCGTTCGGGCTGGTCGTGTTCGTCGCCGCCGGCGCCGTCGGCTTCGTCCCCGTCCGCCTCGGCTGTCGGCGCGTCCACCTCATGGGGGTGTTGCTCGGACCGCTGATCCTCGGCTGA
- a CDS encoding elongation factor 1-beta, translated as MGKVAAKMKVMPQSPDIDLDELQEKLEASLPQGAEIRTVERDDVAFGLVALLPMVVVPDDAGGTEAVEEAFSGVEGVESAKVEEVGRL; from the coding sequence ATGGGGAAGGTCGCCGCGAAGATGAAGGTGATGCCGCAGAGTCCCGACATCGACCTCGACGAACTCCAGGAGAAACTGGAGGCGTCGCTCCCGCAGGGGGCGGAGATCCGGACCGTCGAGCGCGACGACGTCGCGTTCGGGCTGGTCGCGCTCCTCCCGATGGTCGTCGTCCCCGACGACGCCGGCGGCACCGAGGCCGTCGAGGAGGCGTTCTCCGGCGTCGAAGGCGTCGAGTCGGCGAAGGTCGAAGAAGTCGGCCGCCTGTAA